GAAAGCGGCGATCGGGCTTTTGACCCGAGGGTTTGCCGCCGACATCACCGGGCGGATCAAGAGTGCTCCGATTGCGCGCTGGATCGAAAAATTGCTAACGGAAAAAATCGATTTGCTTTCCACCGACAAAGGCAGGCTATGAAGGCAGAGCTTAAACCGGCGCCGTCCTGGGGCGGGCGCGACGTCTCGTTGGACGTGGCCAGGATCAGAGAGGACTTTCCCATATTAAAGCAGCGGGTCCATGGCAGGCCGCTGGTTTACCTGGACAACGCGGCGACGACGCAGAAGCCCGAAGTCGTGATCGACGCGGTGAGCCGCTATTATAGGACGGACAATGCGAACGTCCACCGCGGGCTGCACCAATTGAGCGAGCGGGCGACCGAAGCCTACGAAGGCGCGCGCCGGAAAGTCCAGCGCTTCATCAACGCCGCCGATGTCAGGGAGATTATTTTCGTCCGCGGCAGCACCGAAGGCATCAACCTCGTGGCGCAGAGTTACGGCCGGGCCAATCTCGGCGCGGGCGACGAGATCGTCATTAGCGCCATGGAGCATCATTCCAACATCGTCCCGTGGCAGCTTCTCTGCGAGGAGAAGGGCGCGCGCCTGCGCGTGGCGCCGATCAACGACGACGGCGAGCTGCTGGTGGAGGAGTACGAGCGGCTGCTCACGGCGAAAACAAGGCTCGTGGCCGTGGCTCACGTGTCGAACGCCCTCGGCACGGTGAATCCGATTCGGCGATTGATCGAGGTTGCCCACCGCCGAAATATTTCGGTGTTGATCGACGGGGCGCAAGCCGCGCCGCACACGAAGATCGACGTGCGCGAGCTGGACGCGGACTTCTACGTCTTTTCCAGTCACAAGGTTTTCGGACCGACGGGAATGGGCGTGCTCTACGCCAAGAGGCATCTGCTCGAAAAAATGCCGCCGTACCAAGGCGG
The DNA window shown above is from Candidatus Binatia bacterium and carries:
- a CDS encoding cysteine desulfurase — protein: MKAELKPAPSWGGRDVSLDVARIREDFPILKQRVHGRPLVYLDNAATTQKPEVVIDAVSRYYRTDNANVHRGLHQLSERATEAYEGARRKVQRFINAADVREIIFVRGSTEGINLVAQSYGRANLGAGDEIVISAMEHHSNIVPWQLLCEEKGARLRVAPINDDGELLVEEYERLLTAKTRLVAVAHVSNALGTVNPIRRLIEVAHRRNISVLIDGAQAAPHTKIDVRELDADFYVFSSHKVFGPTGMGVLYAKRHLLEKMPPYQGGGDMILAVTFEKTTYNALPYKFEAGTPHIAGAIGLGAAIDYVEGIGLAAIASYEKDLLAYATARVSEIEGVKIIGTAKEKAAVISFVMEGVHAHDVGTILDQEGVAIRTGHHCAMPIMERFGVPATARASLAFYNTKEEIDALAAAMHRVREVFI